A single window of Leeuwenhoekiella sp. MAR_2009_132 DNA harbors:
- a CDS encoding lipopolysaccharide biosynthesis protein: protein MGIVSSQSFKNLITTYLGFGIGALNTLVLYVHFFKDEYYGLVGFLLSSATLAMPFIAVGAQNTLIKFYSIYSGRNQDVFLSFMLLLPLLVLIPSSILIGIFYDELVTFLASKNEIVRPYVFLIGIIAFAMAYFEIAYAYSKAQLRSVFGNIMNEVFHRLGVMILLLFFALKIITTQDFLYGVGVVYMLRMGIMMGYAFYLKKPRLRLAIPYEWVAILKYSVLIIIAGSVAVMILEIDMFMLGKLVPIENVAYYSVGIYIAAVIAVPARAMHQIMYPLTANYLNERRFLELKDLYKKSSLTLYIISGLLLLLIVCNIKSLYLILDPAYSKGLYVVLLISLAKLVDNILGNNNAILYNSDYYRLVLVLGVFLVVVAVALNLIFIPKLGINGAAIATFIASVGYAFAKIVVVFKKFKMHPFTRETLYTTFLLVLLGLAFYFWDFTINPLLAIALKSLIISFSYLSVVYVFKLSPEIYKWINDYILKRKSRFE from the coding sequence ATGGGAATTGTCTCTTCACAATCTTTTAAAAACCTCATAACCACCTATCTTGGTTTTGGAATAGGTGCCTTAAACACATTGGTACTTTATGTTCATTTCTTTAAAGATGAGTATTATGGTTTGGTAGGTTTTTTATTGAGTAGCGCAACACTAGCAATGCCTTTTATCGCTGTGGGTGCTCAAAACACACTTATTAAGTTCTACTCCATATATAGTGGTAGAAATCAAGATGTATTTTTAAGTTTTATGTTGCTTTTGCCGTTACTTGTATTAATACCAAGCTCTATTCTCATTGGGATTTTCTATGATGAACTTGTAACTTTTTTAGCTTCAAAAAATGAAATTGTACGCCCTTATGTTTTTCTCATAGGAATAATTGCTTTTGCAATGGCATATTTTGAGATTGCCTATGCATATTCAAAAGCACAGTTGCGTAGTGTCTTTGGGAATATAATGAATGAGGTTTTTCACCGCTTAGGAGTAATGATTCTTCTTCTGTTTTTTGCATTAAAAATTATAACTACTCAAGATTTTTTATATGGGGTGGGTGTAGTTTATATGTTACGTATGGGTATTATGATGGGGTATGCTTTTTATTTAAAAAAGCCAAGGTTGAGACTGGCAATCCCTTATGAATGGGTTGCAATACTTAAATATAGTGTGCTTATAATCATAGCAGGTTCTGTAGCGGTAATGATTTTAGAAATTGACATGTTTATGCTGGGGAAGCTGGTGCCAATTGAGAATGTTGCTTATTATTCAGTAGGAATTTATATCGCCGCTGTAATTGCTGTACCGGCCAGAGCGATGCATCAGATTATGTATCCGTTGACAGCTAATTATCTTAATGAAAGACGTTTTTTAGAGCTCAAAGATCTCTATAAAAAAAGTTCACTAACACTCTATATAATTTCTGGTCTTCTTCTGTTGTTAATTGTATGCAATATAAAAAGTCTGTATTTAATTTTAGATCCTGCATACAGTAAGGGACTTTACGTGGTGCTTTTGATTTCGCTTGCAAAATTAGTAGACAACATTTTAGGAAATAATAACGCAATATTATACAACAGCGATTATTATAGACTGGTGCTTGTATTGGGCGTTTTCTTAGTTGTCGTAGCGGTAGCTCTTAATCTTATTTTTATACCAAAACTAGGAATAAATGGTGCCGCTATAGCAACCTTTATAGCTTCAGTAGGTTATGCATTTGCTAAAATTGTAGTGGTGTTTAAAAAATTTAAGATGCACCCCTTTACTCGAGAAACGCTATACACAACATTCTTACTCGTGCTACTAGGTTTAGCTTTTTATTTTTGGGATTTTACTATAAATCCGTTGTTAGCGATTGCATTAAAATCATTGATAATAAGTTTTAGCTATTTAAGTGTAGTTTATGTCTTTAAACTCTCTCCCGAGATATATAAATGGATAAATGATTATATTTTGAAACGAAAATCCCGCTTTGAATAA
- a CDS encoding P-II family nitrogen regulator: MKKIEAIIRKSKFSAVKKALHEKGVNFFSYWDVTGLGNEKHGHVYRGVSYSTSDIQRRYLSIVVNDDFEQITIAAILEAGSTGEVGDGKIFVSDIKEAYRIRTGKKGGDTLN, from the coding sequence ATGAAAAAAATCGAAGCGATTATTAGAAAATCAAAATTTTCAGCCGTAAAGAAGGCTTTACATGAAAAAGGAGTAAACTTTTTCTCTTATTGGGATGTTACCGGGCTGGGTAATGAAAAACACGGTCACGTTTATCGTGGTGTTTCATACAGCACAAGTGACATACAGCGTAGATACTTATCAATAGTAGTAAACGATGACTTTGAGCAAATAACCATTGCAGCTATTCTTGAAGCAGGATCTACAGGAGAAGTAGGTGACGGGAAAATTTTTGTTTCTGACATTAAAGAAGCCTACAGAATACGAACAGGTAAAAAAGGTGGCGACACTTTAAACTAA
- a CDS encoding porin, which yields MKKLLLPLMICLSISAIAQEEETSWSDGFTLSGSVDAYFRQNLNAPNKLIDTDADGEVDSYVAPGSSFANQPGFALGMANLIIGYEKGNVGVVADLVYGPRGTDAVFGSTTASSSIVNQLYVYWNVSEKVKLTFGNWNTYLGYEVISPAANFNYSTSYMFSYGPFSHSGLKADFALDDNWSAMLAVMNSTDYTDYNPFGGYTAGAQLGYSADAGSAYLNFLYGDQDGDYTDMGLGEGVGATFQVDLTAGLDLSDSFYLGLNTTYNTTEAGDLGGDSFGFYGVALYAQIAASETFSVGLRPEYFSQFGGFDAIGGNDANGDGNVFALTLSGNAKVGPLTFIPEFRLDSASEDVFLDGDLTPQGSLGSFLLAAVYSF from the coding sequence ATGAAAAAATTACTACTACCTTTAATGATTTGCTTGAGCATTTCTGCAATAGCTCAAGAAGAAGAAACATCCTGGTCTGATGGTTTTACACTTTCGGGTTCTGTTGATGCCTATTTTAGACAAAATCTTAATGCTCCAAATAAATTAATTGATACAGATGCAGACGGGGAAGTAGATAGTTATGTCGCTCCCGGCTCTTCTTTTGCAAACCAACCTGGTTTTGCTTTAGGTATGGCCAATCTTATTATTGGTTATGAAAAAGGAAATGTAGGAGTTGTTGCAGATCTTGTCTACGGTCCTCGTGGTACAGATGCTGTTTTTGGCTCTACTACAGCAAGTTCTAGTATTGTTAACCAATTATATGTGTACTGGAATGTGAGTGAAAAAGTAAAATTAACCTTTGGTAACTGGAATACCTATTTAGGTTATGAAGTGATTTCGCCTGCAGCAAATTTCAACTACTCTACCTCTTATATGTTCTCTTACGGTCCTTTCTCTCACTCTGGACTTAAAGCAGATTTTGCCCTTGACGATAATTGGAGCGCAATGCTTGCTGTTATGAACTCTACAGATTACACAGACTATAATCCTTTTGGTGGTTACACTGCCGGTGCGCAACTGGGGTATTCTGCAGATGCAGGCAGTGCTTACTTAAACTTCTTATATGGTGATCAGGATGGTGACTATACAGATATGGGCTTAGGCGAAGGTGTAGGTGCTACTTTTCAAGTAGATCTTACAGCTGGATTAGACCTTTCAGATTCTTTTTACTTAGGTCTTAATACAACGTATAACACTACCGAAGCAGGAGATTTAGGTGGTGATTCCTTCGGTTTTTACGGTGTTGCGTTATACGCACAAATCGCAGCAAGCGAAACCTTTTCTGTAGGTCTACGCCCAGAGTATTTTAGCCAGTTTGGTGGTTTTGATGCAATAGGTGGAAATGACGCTAACGGAGACGGAAATGTATTTGCTTTAACCTTATCTGGTAACGCAAAAGTTGGCCCTCTTACTTTTATTCCCGAATTTAGATTAGATTCTGCTAGCGAAGATGTATTCTTGGATGGTGATTTAACACCACAAGGAAGCTTAGGGTCCTTCCTGCTTGCTGCCGTATATTCTTTTTAA
- a CDS encoding ammonium transporter gives MEAGLFTANNVWMMICTGLVFFMHLGFSLLEIGLTREKNTINILFKNVFIICVGLLVYYIGGFNLMYPGFAEDSSGIFSFAGFGIAPPENGMTPEYADGGYTWWTDFLFQGMFAATAATIVSGAVAERIKLGAFMIFTVIYVGLVYPIVGSWKWGGGFLDAMGFYDFAGSTLVHSVGGWAALIAIYLLGARIGKFDENGKANAIPGHNIPFAVAGVLILWLGWFGFNGGSVLSADPALTSLTLVTTSLAAAAGGVSAFIVSTIMYKNYDLTMFLNGILGGLVGITAGADQMSPNDAVIIGVIAGAIIVFGVALVDKLKLDDPVGAVAVHLICGIWGTLAVGIFGAMASMEQFVTQLTGVGIVGAFCCTTAFIILFVLKKTMGLRVSEKEELEGLDEHEHGMSAYPDFGLNEH, from the coding sequence ATGGAAGCAGGATTATTTACAGCAAACAACGTATGGATGATGATCTGTACAGGGCTTGTGTTCTTTATGCACCTTGGATTCTCATTACTTGAAATAGGACTTACTCGCGAGAAAAACACGATAAACATTTTATTTAAAAATGTGTTTATCATCTGTGTAGGTCTATTAGTTTATTATATAGGAGGTTTTAACCTAATGTATCCTGGCTTTGCAGAAGATTCTTCAGGGATTTTTAGCTTTGCCGGTTTTGGTATTGCCCCTCCAGAAAATGGTATGACCCCAGAATATGCAGATGGTGGTTACACGTGGTGGACAGATTTCTTATTTCAGGGAATGTTTGCCGCTACAGCTGCAACTATAGTTTCTGGTGCAGTAGCAGAGCGTATTAAACTAGGCGCCTTTATGATTTTTACAGTTATCTATGTAGGCTTAGTATACCCTATAGTAGGTTCCTGGAAATGGGGTGGCGGTTTCTTAGATGCAATGGGTTTTTATGACTTTGCAGGTTCTACTCTTGTACACTCTGTAGGTGGCTGGGCTGCGCTTATTGCAATCTACTTACTGGGAGCACGTATAGGTAAATTTGATGAAAATGGTAAAGCAAATGCTATACCGGGACACAATATTCCTTTTGCTGTAGCAGGAGTATTAATTCTTTGGTTAGGCTGGTTTGGCTTTAACGGAGGTTCTGTACTATCTGCAGATCCTGCTTTAACATCTTTAACACTGGTGACAACCTCTTTAGCTGCAGCAGCAGGTGGTGTAAGTGCATTTATAGTTTCTACTATTATGTATAAAAACTACGATTTAACCATGTTCCTAAACGGAATTTTAGGAGGTCTGGTAGGTATCACAGCAGGTGCAGATCAAATGTCTCCTAATGACGCAGTTATTATAGGGGTTATAGCCGGTGCAATTATTGTTTTTGGTGTTGCTTTAGTAGACAAATTAAAATTAGACGATCCTGTAGGTGCTGTAGCAGTACACTTAATATGTGGTATCTGGGGTACTTTAGCTGTAGGTATATTTGGTGCAATGGCTAGTATGGAGCAGTTTGTTACCCAATTAACGGGTGTAGGTATTGTAGGTGCATTCTGTTGTACAACAGCTTTTATAATCTTGTTTGTACTGAAAAAGACTATGGGTCTTCGAGTTTCTGAAAAAGAAGAACTCGAAGGTTTAGACGAGCACGAGCACGGTATGAGCGCTTATCCTGATTTTGGATTAAACGAACATTAA
- a CDS encoding YfhO family protein — MSFSFKKIGPHVAVVFVFIVTALLYFSPVLSGKKMFQSDIQQYRGMAKEQMDFRAQTGEEPYWTDAAFGGMPTYQLGAKYPNNWIKSLDLGIRFLPRPADYLFLYFIGFYILLLVLKLDWRYAALGALAFGFSSYLIIILGVGHNAKAHAIAYMPLVLSGILLTFRRNYIWGFILTTLAMALEIVANHVQMTYYLMLLVVVLGIAYLIDAIRKKELAHYFKSVGILILAVVLAVGTNAASLMATSEYSSFSTRGKSELTITPDGSPKEDIVGLDKAYINQYSYGISETLDLFIAGLYGGSNSEPYNKDSAFANFLLKQGVPPAQIESVYGQFGLYYWGSQPGVSGPAYLGAVIVFLFVLGLFLVRGRLKWWLVGGTVLSLLLSYGSNLAWFTDLFIDYFPLYNKFRAVTSIQVIAELCVPVLALFGLFKILQLTEPVERKLLALKWSTGITAGLALIILLFKGSLFSFAGGNDAYFIQNFGMEFMNAVKEDRKALLVSDSIKTFVLVLIAAAVLWFYLKKKVSENQALIVLTLLIVFDLVQVDRRYVNSENFMAARLVEQPFQQSAADQQILQDTTRYRVYEQSIGLNGARTSYFHSSIGGYHGAKPGRLADLADFYLYQGKMAPLNILNVKYVITQNEEGEEQVQINPNANGNVWFVQNVKLVPNADAEILALDNLNTLQTAVVNERYKNELGSLIFPEDSLASVKLIEHQPNYLKYKATTGAERLAVFSEVYYPNGWNAYIDGNQVDYIKADYILRALMVPEGTHTIEFRFEPEVIETGSKISLASNIIVILILLGSLFLSFRKNKQKVETEA; from the coding sequence AAAAAAATAGGACCACACGTTGCTGTGGTATTTGTATTTATAGTTACTGCACTTCTTTATTTTAGTCCGGTACTTTCGGGTAAAAAAATGTTTCAAAGTGATATACAGCAATATCGCGGAATGGCTAAGGAGCAAATGGACTTTAGAGCGCAAACCGGGGAGGAGCCTTATTGGACAGACGCTGCATTTGGCGGAATGCCAACTTATCAATTAGGTGCTAAATATCCTAATAACTGGATTAAAAGTCTTGATTTAGGAATTCGGTTTTTACCGAGACCTGCAGATTATTTATTTCTCTATTTCATAGGTTTTTATATTTTATTACTCGTTTTAAAACTAGACTGGCGTTACGCTGCACTGGGTGCGTTAGCTTTTGGGTTCTCGAGTTATTTGATTATCATATTAGGAGTGGGGCATAACGCTAAAGCCCATGCTATTGCGTATATGCCGCTGGTATTAAGTGGTATTTTACTCACATTTAGGCGCAACTATATCTGGGGCTTTATACTTACTACGTTGGCAATGGCACTGGAGATCGTGGCTAACCATGTGCAGATGACCTACTACCTTATGCTTCTTGTAGTTGTTTTAGGTATTGCTTACCTCATAGATGCGATACGTAAAAAAGAACTTGCGCATTACTTTAAAAGCGTAGGTATTCTAATACTTGCTGTGGTTCTTGCTGTTGGGACTAACGCAGCGAGTTTAATGGCTACTTCAGAATACAGCTCATTTAGTACCCGTGGAAAAAGTGAATTGACAATTACTCCAGATGGTTCTCCTAAAGAAGATATAGTAGGTCTTGATAAAGCTTACATAAACCAGTATAGTTATGGTATTTCTGAAACTTTAGATTTATTTATTGCCGGTCTTTACGGCGGTTCAAATTCTGAACCTTATAATAAAGATAGTGCCTTTGCTAACTTTTTACTGAAACAAGGCGTGCCACCGGCTCAGATAGAATCTGTTTACGGGCAATTTGGTCTTTATTATTGGGGAAGCCAACCGGGAGTTTCGGGACCTGCCTATTTAGGCGCAGTAATTGTATTTCTGTTTGTTTTGGGATTATTTCTGGTACGAGGCAGATTAAAATGGTGGCTTGTAGGAGGTACGGTTTTATCATTGCTTCTTAGCTATGGGAGTAATCTAGCCTGGTTTACAGATTTATTTATTGATTACTTCCCACTATACAATAAATTTAGAGCAGTAACCTCTATACAGGTGATAGCAGAATTGTGTGTTCCCGTTTTGGCATTATTCGGATTATTTAAAATACTTCAGCTAACAGAACCGGTAGAACGCAAGTTATTAGCTTTAAAATGGAGTACCGGCATCACCGCAGGATTGGCTCTAATAATTTTACTTTTTAAAGGAAGTCTGTTTTCATTTGCCGGCGGAAACGACGCGTATTTCATTCAGAATTTTGGGATGGAATTCATGAATGCCGTAAAGGAAGATCGTAAAGCACTTTTAGTAAGCGACAGCATTAAAACGTTTGTGCTCGTTCTTATCGCAGCTGCGGTTCTTTGGTTTTATTTAAAAAAGAAAGTTTCAGAAAATCAGGCGCTAATTGTTCTTACATTACTAATTGTGTTTGATTTGGTTCAGGTTGACAGGCGTTATGTAAATTCAGAAAATTTTATGGCCGCACGGTTAGTTGAGCAACCCTTTCAACAATCTGCGGCAGATCAACAAATATTACAGGATACAACGCGCTATCGTGTTTATGAGCAAAGTATAGGGCTTAATGGTGCGCGTACCAGTTATTTTCACAGTTCTATAGGTGGGTATCACGGTGCTAAGCCGGGAAGACTGGCAGATCTTGCTGACTTTTATTTATATCAAGGTAAAATGGCCCCGCTTAATATTCTAAATGTAAAATATGTAATTACTCAAAATGAAGAAGGAGAGGAGCAGGTACAAATTAACCCCAATGCAAATGGCAATGTGTGGTTTGTTCAAAATGTAAAACTTGTACCTAATGCAGATGCCGAGATTTTAGCTCTTGATAATCTAAATACGCTTCAAACTGCCGTTGTAAATGAGAGATATAAAAACGAACTGGGAAGTTTAATTTTTCCTGAAGATAGTCTTGCTAGTGTAAAACTAATTGAGCATCAACCTAATTATTTAAAGTATAAAGCTACAACAGGAGCAGAGCGTCTTGCTGTCTTTAGTGAAGTGTATTATCCTAATGGATGGAATGCTTATATAGACGGAAACCAGGTTGATTATATAAAAGCAGATTATATTCTAAGAGCATTAATGGTACCCGAAGGAACTCATACAATAGAATTTAGGTTTGAGCCTGAGGTAATAGAAACCGGAAGCAAAATAAGTCTTGCAAGTAATATAATTGTAATCTTGATTCTTCTGGGATCCTTGTTTTTAAGTTTTAGAAAGAACAAACAAAAAGTTGAAACTGAAGCTTAA
- a CDS encoding DUF4870 domain-containing protein — protein sequence MNLREDRSLVALAHLSQLINFVTGFGGFVIPLVLWLTQKDKVFDMDSQGKQILNFQISTFILTLFCVPAILLFGLGVLGLLILAVLIFIFPIINAIKAINGEHTYYPLSYQFLT from the coding sequence ATGAACTTAAGAGAAGATAGAAGTTTAGTTGCACTCGCACATTTAAGTCAATTAATAAATTTTGTTACAGGTTTTGGAGGCTTCGTAATACCATTGGTATTGTGGTTAACCCAAAAGGATAAAGTTTTTGACATGGATTCTCAAGGAAAGCAAATCTTGAACTTTCAAATCAGCACGTTTATCCTAACGTTGTTTTGTGTGCCAGCAATTTTGCTTTTTGGGCTTGGTGTTCTCGGCCTTCTTATTCTCGCTGTGCTTATTTTTATTTTCCCCATTATTAATGCTATAAAAGCAATAAATGGAGAACATACGTATTACCCGTTATCGTATCAATTCTTAACGTAA
- a CDS encoding glycosyltransferase family 4 protein, with the protein MKKALIICYYWPPAGGPGVQRWLKFVKYLRDFDIEPVVYVPENPHYPIVDASLEAEIPQGITVLKHPIKEPYGLAQLFSKKQTDQISSGIIKDKEKQGLLQRLMLFVRGNLFIPDARKWWIKPSVNYLLSYLKSTNIDVIITTGPPHSLHLIGLQLKKQTQLPWVADFRDPWTTIGYQKKLKLTQKSRQKHVDLEFEVLNKADHIIVTSPTTKSDFSKTTTTPITCITNGFDTSYNITASLDSKFTLAHIGSLLEDRNPDILWQVLSELKQEHNDFSQDLRIQLTGKVSATVVQNITHYQLSQNLELPGYVSHQEAVSRQQSAQLLLLIEIDSYDTQAIIPGKLFEYLASKRPIIAIGPKDSDIIEILEQAKSGSYFSYGNKVQLKNTILDFYNRYKTGGISQNTSDLTAFTRKELTRQLSEILHQF; encoded by the coding sequence GTGAAAAAAGCCCTGATTATTTGTTATTATTGGCCTCCTGCGGGTGGTCCCGGGGTGCAGCGCTGGCTCAAATTTGTAAAATACCTACGAGACTTTGATATAGAGCCGGTAGTTTATGTGCCTGAAAATCCACATTATCCAATAGTTGATGCAAGCTTAGAAGCAGAAATCCCGCAGGGGATTACTGTTTTAAAACATCCTATTAAAGAACCCTATGGCTTAGCACAATTGTTTTCTAAAAAACAAACAGATCAAATAAGCAGCGGTATTATTAAAGATAAGGAAAAGCAGGGTCTACTTCAACGTCTGATGCTTTTTGTACGCGGAAATCTATTTATTCCTGATGCCCGCAAATGGTGGATAAAACCTTCGGTCAATTATTTGTTATCTTACCTAAAGTCAACAAATATTGATGTTATTATAACTACAGGACCGCCACACAGTTTACATCTTATAGGACTTCAGTTAAAAAAACAAACACAGCTTCCCTGGGTTGCAGACTTTAGAGATCCCTGGACGACTATAGGCTATCAGAAAAAGTTAAAACTTACTCAGAAATCACGTCAAAAACATGTAGATCTCGAGTTTGAGGTATTAAATAAAGCAGATCATATTATAGTTACCAGTCCTACTACTAAAAGTGATTTTAGTAAAACGACGACAACGCCAATAACCTGTATTACAAATGGTTTTGATACCAGCTACAATATAACCGCAAGTTTAGATAGTAAATTCACATTAGCACATATAGGTTCGCTTCTTGAAGATCGTAATCCAGATATTTTGTGGCAGGTTTTGAGTGAACTTAAGCAAGAGCATAATGATTTTTCTCAAGATTTGCGTATTCAGCTAACCGGTAAAGTAAGTGCTACTGTAGTTCAAAATATAACGCACTATCAATTATCCCAAAATCTAGAATTACCGGGTTATGTTTCGCATCAAGAAGCAGTTAGCAGACAACAGAGCGCGCAACTGTTACTTTTAATTGAAATAGATTCTTACGATACCCAGGCGATAATTCCCGGTAAATTATTTGAGTATTTAGCCTCTAAAAGGCCTATAATAGCAATAGGTCCAAAAGATTCTGATATTATAGAAATACTGGAACAGGCAAAAAGTGGTTCTTATTTTTCGTATGGAAATAAAGTTCAACTAAAAAACACCATTTTAGATTTTTATAATAGGTATAAAACGGGCGGTATTTCTCAAAATACTTCAGATTTGACAGCCTTTACCCGCAAAGAATTAACCAGACAACTTTCAGAAATACTTCATCAATTTTAG